The following proteins come from a genomic window of Leguminivora glycinivorella isolate SPB_JAAS2020 chromosome 6, LegGlyc_1.1, whole genome shotgun sequence:
- the LOC125227384 gene encoding venom acid phosphatase Acph-1-like isoform X2: protein MREGGHEEEPTNAAEAAPGLRTEHTCCCLGVLVGVSLIAALVAVILMKDNNVEVTVLRQVHVLMSHGERTPSERELAILGTPPPDHVFAPYGAGAITNEGKMLTYEMGALLRKRYNDFMGPYYEQDNSIVIASNTNLSKMTALLISAGLWPPPQEQMWNDTISWQPVPYKYPPRDKDFLLYEENCPRYAQEKERILDAYIKESLLTPYKDLFNKIAQMTNINYSTPQDAYYLNNLFLIQDDIKVPNPKWAKHVKRKLIAAAHVEYQMMFHDNLLKKLSGGALLQQIIKEASNSTWRVIVRTGTPVNVAALLAACVAAPPRMPDPGAALLFELHEKLPQPNDKNTLTYEQRFGFKIYYWDDDSAEPRLMEVPGCNAFCPLETFKELTALMVPVDFTKECELTAN, encoded by the exons ccCTCGTAGCTGTGATCCTGATGAAAGATAACAACGTGGAAGTAACTGTTTTACGACAAGTACATGTG CTAATGTCCCACGGCGAGCGCACGCCCAGTGAACGCGAGCTGGCGATACTGGGGACTCCGCCTCCGGACCATGTCTTCGCGCCCTACGGTGCCGGAGCCATTACTAAT GAGGGCAAGATGTTGACTTACGAGATGGGCGCATTACTTAGAAAAAGGTACAATGACTTCATGGGACCCTATTATGAGCAAG ATAACAGCATCGTGATAGCGTCGAACACGAATCTAAGCAAGATGACAGCTCTGCTGATATCTGCGGGGCTTTGGCCGCCGCCGCAGGAGCAAATGTGGAACGACACGATTAGCTGGCAGCCGGTGCCGTACAAATACCCTCCGAGGGATAAGGACTTT CTACTGTATGAAGAGAACTGTCCAAGATACGCACAAGAAAAGGAGAGAATATTAGACGCGTACATAAAAGAGAGCTTGCTGACGCCTTACAAAGATCTCTTCAACAAGATCGCGCAGATGACTAACATCAACTACAGCACGCCGCAAGACGCTTACTATTTAAACAATTTGTTCCTAATACAG GACGATATAAAAGTACCGAACCCAAAATGGGCAAAACACGTGAAAAGAAAACTGATCGCCGCAGCTCATGTGGAGTACCAGATGATGTTTCACGACAATTTGTTGAAGAAACTCAGTGGTG GGGCACTCCTTCAACAAATAATAAAAGAGGCGTCCAACTCCACTTGGCGAGTGATAGTGCGAACAGGCACTCCTGTAAATGTGGCTGCTCTGCTCGCCGCGTGCGTAGCGGCACCTCCCCGTATGCCAGACCCGGGCGCGGCGCTGCTTTTCGAATTACACGAAAAGCTACCACAACCGAATGACAAGAATACATTGACGTATGAGCAGAGGTTTGGTTTTAAG ATTTACTACTGGGACGACGATTCAGCCGAGCCTCGCCTGATGGAGGTTCCCGGGTGCAACGCTTTCTGTCCCCTGGAGACATTCAAGGAACTCACCGCTCTAATGGTGCCCGTCGACTTTACGAAGGAGTGCGAACTGACTGCGAACTGA